The Roseicyclus marinus genome has a segment encoding these proteins:
- a CDS encoding nucleoside deaminase, protein MDGFTSFMDAALAEARAAALAGEVPVGAVVVREGVVIARARNRMRELVDPTAHAEMLAIREACRVLGSERLTGCDLWVSLEPCPACAGAIAAARLSRLYYAASDPKSGGVAQGPRVFDHPQAHWAPEIYSGIGEAEAAALLKDFFAARR, encoded by the coding sequence ATGGACGGTTTCACCTCATTCATGGATGCGGCGCTGGCAGAGGCGCGGGCGGCGGCCCTGGCGGGCGAGGTGCCGGTGGGTGCTGTCGTGGTGCGCGAGGGCGTCGTGATCGCGCGGGCGCGCAACCGGATGCGGGAATTGGTCGATCCGACCGCCCATGCCGAGATGCTGGCGATAAGGGAGGCCTGCCGCGTGCTGGGATCGGAGCGGCTGACAGGTTGCGATCTCTGGGTGAGCCTCGAACCCTGCCCGGCCTGCGCGGGCGCCATCGCGGCGGCGCGGCTGTCGCGGCTTTATTACGCCGCCTCCGACCCGAAATCGGGCGGCGTGGCGCAGGGGCCGCGCGTCTTCGACCATCCGCAGGCGCATTGGGCGCCGGAGATCTATAGCGGGATCGGGGAGGCGGAGGCGGCGGCACTCCTGAAGGACTTCTTCGCGGCGCGGCGGTAG
- the bhcD gene encoding iminosuccinate reductase BhcD, with protein MAIVPEGMIADLLTRQASFDAVEKVFAAMASGDAVNFPVVREALGHEDALYGFKGGFDAAGGVLGLKAGGYWPHNLERRGLINHQSTVFLFDPDSGRVKAMVGGNLLTALRTAAASSVSIKHLARKDAKVLGMVGAGHQAKFQLRAALETHAFDEVIGWNYHPEMLPGLAAVAEEMGLPFRAVDLPGLRAADVIITITSSFAPSLLADHVSPGTHLACMGTDTKGKQEVEAALLARASVFCDEVAQSVTIGEAQHAVASGLIDADSVTPIGAVINGTHKGRQSADEITLFDGTGVGLQDLAVADAIVTTALARGMATVVPI; from the coding sequence CTGGCAATCGTCCCGGAAGGGATGATTGCCGATCTCCTGACGCGGCAAGCTTCCTTCGACGCGGTGGAAAAGGTCTTCGCCGCCATGGCCTCGGGCGATGCGGTGAATTTCCCCGTGGTGCGCGAGGCGCTGGGCCACGAGGATGCACTTTACGGCTTCAAGGGCGGCTTCGATGCGGCGGGCGGTGTGCTCGGCCTCAAGGCGGGGGGCTACTGGCCCCACAACCTCGAACGGCGCGGGCTGATCAATCACCAATCGACGGTCTTCCTCTTCGATCCCGACAGCGGTCGGGTCAAGGCGATGGTGGGTGGCAATCTCCTGACCGCGCTCAGGACGGCGGCCGCCTCCTCCGTCTCGATCAAGCACCTGGCCCGGAAAGACGCGAAGGTGCTGGGCATGGTCGGCGCGGGCCACCAGGCGAAATTCCAGCTCCGCGCAGCCCTTGAAACCCATGCTTTCGACGAGGTCATCGGCTGGAACTACCACCCCGAGATGCTGCCGGGCCTCGCCGCCGTGGCCGAGGAAATGGGCCTGCCCTTCCGCGCCGTCGACCTGCCGGGCCTGAGGGCCGCGGATGTGATCATCACCATCACCTCCAGCTTCGCCCCCTCGCTTCTGGCCGACCATGTCTCGCCCGGCACGCACCTGGCCTGCATGGGCACGGACACCAAGGGCAAGCAGGAGGTGGAGGCCGCCCTTCTGGCCCGCGCCTCCGTCTTCTGTGACGAGGTCGCCCAGAGCGTCACCATCGGCGAGGCACAACACGCCGTCGCCTCGGGCCTGATCGATGCCGACAGCGTCACCCCCATCGGCGCGGTGATCAACGGCACCCACAAGGGCCGCCAAAGCGCCGACGAGATCACGCTCTTCGACGGCACCGGCGTCGGTCTTCAGGATCTGGCCGTGGCCGATGCCATCGTGACAACCGCGCTGGCCCGGGGCATGGCGACGGTCGTCCCCATCTGA
- the bhcC gene encoding 3-hydroxy-D-aspartate aldolase BhcC, translating to MKDHIDIETLEVGYDIPALPGMPEAEIQTPCLILDLDALERNIKKMGDYAKAHGMRHRVHGKMHKSVDVAKLQVELGGACGVCCQKVSEAEVFARGGIKDVLVSNQVREPAKIDRLARMPKLGARTICCVDDVANVADLSAAAVKHGTQIECLVEIDCGAGRCGVTTTPAVVEIAKAIDAAPGLKFAGLQAYQGAMQHMDSYEDRKAKIAVAVAMVKDAVDTLKAEGLECDIVGGGGTGSYYFESTSGVYNELQCGSYAFMDADYGRILDQNGKRIDQGEWENALFILTSVMSHAKADKAIVDAGLKAQSVDSGLPVIFGRTDVQYVKCSDEHGVVADPEGVLKVNDKLRLVPGHCDPTCNVHDWYVGVRGGKVEVVWPVSARGKAY from the coding sequence ATGAAAGACCATATCGATATCGAAACCCTCGAAGTCGGCTACGACATCCCCGCCCTGCCCGGCATGCCCGAGGCCGAAATCCAGACGCCCTGCCTGATCCTCGACCTCGACGCGCTCGAGCGGAACATCAAGAAGATGGGCGATTACGCCAAGGCCCACGGGATGCGCCACCGGGTGCATGGCAAGATGCACAAATCCGTCGACGTGGCGAAACTCCAGGTGGAACTCGGCGGCGCCTGCGGCGTCTGCTGCCAGAAGGTGTCCGAGGCCGAGGTTTTCGCCCGCGGCGGCATCAAGGATGTGCTCGTCTCCAACCAGGTCCGCGAACCCGCCAAGATCGACCGCCTGGCCCGCATGCCGAAACTCGGCGCGCGCACCATCTGCTGCGTCGATGACGTGGCCAATGTCGCCGATCTGTCGGCCGCTGCCGTCAAGCACGGCACCCAGATCGAATGCCTCGTCGAAATCGACTGCGGCGCGGGCCGCTGCGGCGTGACCACCACGCCCGCCGTCGTCGAGATCGCCAAGGCCATCGACGCCGCACCGGGCCTGAAATTCGCGGGCCTCCAGGCCTACCAGGGCGCGATGCAGCACATGGACAGCTACGAAGACCGCAAGGCCAAGATCGCGGTCGCGGTCGCCATGGTGAAAGACGCCGTGGACACGCTCAAAGCCGAGGGGCTCGAGTGCGACATCGTCGGCGGCGGCGGCACCGGCTCCTATTATTTCGAAAGCACCTCGGGCGTCTACAACGAGCTCCAGTGCGGCTCCTACGCCTTCATGGATGCCGATTACGGCCGCATCCTCGATCAAAACGGCAAGCGCATCGACCAGGGCGAATGGGAAAACGCGCTCTTCATCCTGACGAGCGTCATGTCCCACGCCAAGGCCGACAAGGCCATCGTCGATGCTGGCCTCAAGGCGCAATCGGTCGACAGCGGCCTGCCGGTCATCTTCGGCCGCACCGACGTGCAATACGTCAAATGCTCCGATGAACACGGCGTCGTGGCCGACCCCGAGGGCGTGCTGAAAGTGAACGACAAGCTGCGCCTCGTGCCCGGCCATTGCGATCCCACCTGCAACGTCCACGACTGGTATGTCGGCGTGCGCGGCGGCAAGGTCGAGGTCGTCTGGCCCGTCTCCGCACGCGGCAAGGCGTATTGA
- the bhcB gene encoding beta-hydroxyaspartate dehydratase BhcB: MKDAIESHIPTYDDVLAAHERIKPYIHRTPVLTSQFMNELTGADLFFKCENFQKAGAFKVRGASNAVFGLSEEMAAKGVATHSSGNHALSLSYAAGRRGIPCHVVMPRTAPEAKKAAVRGYGGTITECEPSTTSREAVFAEVHARTGADFVHPYNDPRVIAGQATCSRELMEQVEGLDAVIAPIGGGGMVSGCCLTLSNIAPHVEIYAAEPEQADDAYRSFKAGHIIADDAPNTIADGLKVPLKENTWHFVSQHVTDILTASEQEIIDAMRLTWERMKIVMEPSCAVPLATIIKNPEVFRGKRVGVIITGGNVDLGKLPWM, encoded by the coding sequence ATGAAAGACGCGATCGAGAGCCATATCCCGACCTATGACGACGTGCTGGCCGCCCATGAGCGGATCAAGCCCTACATCCACCGCACGCCCGTCCTGACCTCGCAATTCATGAACGAACTGACCGGCGCGGACCTGTTCTTCAAATGCGAGAACTTCCAGAAAGCCGGCGCCTTCAAGGTGCGCGGCGCCTCCAATGCCGTCTTCGGCCTGTCCGAGGAGATGGCGGCCAAGGGTGTTGCGACGCACAGCTCGGGCAACCACGCGCTGTCACTCTCCTATGCCGCAGGGCGTCGCGGCATCCCCTGCCACGTGGTCATGCCCCGCACCGCCCCCGAGGCGAAAAAGGCCGCCGTGCGCGGCTATGGCGGCACGATCACCGAATGCGAACCCTCGACCACCTCGCGCGAAGCCGTCTTTGCCGAGGTGCACGCCCGCACCGGGGCCGATTTCGTCCATCCCTACAACGACCCCCGCGTCATCGCGGGACAGGCCACCTGCTCGCGCGAGCTGATGGAACAGGTCGAAGGCCTCGATGCCGTGATCGCCCCCATCGGCGGCGGCGGCATGGTCTCGGGCTGCTGCCTGACGCTGTCCAACATCGCGCCGCATGTGGAAATCTACGCCGCCGAACCCGAACAGGCCGATGACGCCTACCGCTCGTTCAAGGCGGGCCACATCATCGCCGATGACGCGCCCAACACCATCGCCGACGGGCTCAAGGTGCCGCTCAAGGAAAACACCTGGCATTTCGTCTCGCAGCACGTCACCGATATCCTGACCGCCAGCGAGCAGGAAATCATCGACGCCATGCGCCTGACCTGGGAACGGATGAAGATCGTGATGGAACCCAGCTGCGCCGTGCCGCTGGCCACGATCATCAAGAACCCCGAGGTCTTCCGCGGCAAGCGCGTCGGCGTGATCATCACCGGCGGCAATGTCGACCTGGGCAAGCTGCCCTGGATGTAA
- the bhcA gene encoding L-aspartate--glyoxylate aminotransferase BhcA, giving the protein MSLQNPVFIPGPTNMPESLRRACDMPTIDHRSDLFKDILHPARNGVKRVIRSSVAEVFLFPSTGTGGWETAITNTLNPGDTVLAARNGMFSQKWIDMCQRHGLIVEIVETPWGEGIPTARFEEILTADTSHKIKAVLATHNETATGVRSDIAGVRRAMDAAKHPALLFVDGVSSIGSMPFEFDGWKIDVAVTGSQKGFMLPAGLGIAAFSPKAMAAVETGGLPRTYFDIRDMVKGYAVNGYPYTPAVGLLHGLKVASDMLMDEGLDNVFARHTRIASGVRAAVAAWGMELCAARPDLYSDTVSAIRTPEGFDAGRIVTHASRRYGMAFGAGLGQVAGKVFRIGHLGSLTDAMMLSGLATVEMAMADLGLDIRLGSGVAAAQEIYRTTAAPVALAAE; this is encoded by the coding sequence ATGAGCCTGCAAAACCCGGTCTTCATTCCCGGCCCGACCAACATGCCCGAAAGCCTGCGCCGGGCCTGCGACATGCCGACGATCGACCACCGCTCCGACCTGTTCAAGGACATCCTCCACCCCGCCCGCAACGGGGTGAAGCGCGTGATCCGCTCCAGCGTCGCCGAGGTGTTCCTCTTCCCCTCCACCGGCACCGGCGGTTGGGAAACGGCCATTACCAACACGCTCAACCCCGGCGATACGGTCCTTGCCGCGCGCAACGGCATGTTCTCCCAGAAATGGATCGACATGTGCCAGCGCCATGGACTGATCGTGGAGATCGTCGAAACCCCCTGGGGCGAAGGCATCCCCACCGCGCGGTTCGAGGAGATCCTCACCGCCGACACGTCGCACAAGATCAAGGCCGTTCTCGCCACCCATAACGAGACCGCGACCGGCGTCCGCTCCGATATCGCGGGCGTGCGCCGCGCCATGGATGCGGCCAAACACCCCGCGCTTCTCTTCGTCGACGGCGTCAGCTCCATCGGCTCCATGCCCTTCGAATTCGACGGCTGGAAGATCGACGTGGCCGTCACCGGCAGCCAAAAGGGCTTCATGCTGCCCGCGGGCCTCGGCATCGCGGCCTTCTCGCCCAAGGCGATGGCTGCCGTCGAAACCGGCGGCCTGCCCCGCACCTATTTCGACATCCGCGACATGGTGAAGGGCTACGCCGTCAACGGCTATCCCTACACGCCTGCCGTGGGCCTCCTGCACGGGCTCAAGGTCGCCTCCGACATGCTGATGGACGAAGGTCTCGACAATGTCTTCGCCCGCCACACCCGCATCGCCTCGGGCGTGCGCGCCGCCGTCGCCGCCTGGGGGATGGAGCTCTGTGCCGCCCGCCCCGATCTCTATTCCGACACGGTCAGCGCGATCCGCACCCCCGAAGGCTTCGACGCGGGCCGCATCGTCACCCATGCCAGCCGCCGCTACGGCATGGCCTTCGGTGCGGGCCTGGGCCAGGTCGCGGGCAAGGTCTTCCGCATCGGCCACCTGGGCAGCCTGACGGACGCGATGATGCTCTCGGGCCTCGCCACGGTCGAAATGGCCATGGCCGATCTGGGTCTCGACATCCGCCTCGGCTCGGGCGTCGCCGCCGCGCAAGAGATCTACCGCACCACCGCCGCGCCCGTGGCGCTGGCCGCCGAATGA
- the bhcR gene encoding HTH-type transcriptional regulator BhcR, whose product MRDDQAADSARSGGQRARGRPKAWEDKTDQNTIKSLDRAMAVFEHLSAMPGATLSELAAETDQSPATTYRILTTLEARGLVEFEAGAQLWHIGPRAFLIGARYLRRTSVVDRARPILRKLMEATGETANLGIAREAHVLFVSQVESHASIRAFFPPGTLSPMHASGIGKALLAQMSDDRLSRYIATAPLDRFTARTLTDPGDLRADLQETRARGYAIDDEEKNEGMRCIAAAVFDWNGEAVAGLSVSGPVSRVSVRETPKLAEAVARAAADLSAALGAGARG is encoded by the coding sequence ATGCGTGACGATCAAGCCGCCGATTCCGCCCGTTCCGGGGGCCAGCGCGCCCGGGGGCGCCCCAAGGCCTGGGAGGACAAGACCGACCAGAACACGATCAAATCGCTGGATCGGGCCATGGCGGTTTTCGAGCATCTGTCGGCCATGCCCGGTGCGACATTGTCGGAGCTGGCCGCCGAAACCGACCAGTCGCCTGCCACGACCTATCGCATCCTGACCACGCTGGAGGCGCGGGGCCTCGTGGAATTCGAGGCAGGCGCGCAGCTGTGGCATATCGGGCCGCGCGCCTTCCTGATCGGGGCGCGCTATTTGCGGCGCACATCGGTGGTGGACCGGGCACGGCCGATCCTGCGCAAGCTGATGGAGGCGACGGGAGAGACCGCGAACCTTGGCATCGCGCGGGAGGCGCATGTGCTGTTCGTGAGCCAGGTGGAAAGCCATGCCTCGATCCGGGCTTTCTTTCCGCCGGGCACGCTGTCGCCCATGCATGCCTCGGGCATCGGCAAGGCGCTTTTGGCGCAGATGAGCGATGACCGGCTTTCGCGCTACATCGCGACCGCGCCCCTGGACCGGTTCACGGCGCGGACATTGACCGATCCGGGCGATCTGCGCGCCGATCTGCAGGAGACGCGGGCGCGGGGCTATGCGATCGACGACGAGGAGAAGAACGAGGGGATGCGCTGCATCGCGGCCGCCGTTTTCGACTGGAACGGGGAGGCGGTGGCGGGGCTGTCGGTATCGGGGCCGGTGAGCCGGGTTTCTGTGCGCGAGACGCCAAAGTTGGCCGAGGCGGTGGCGCGGGCGGCGGCGGACCTGTCGGCGGCGCTGGGCGCCGGGGCGCGGGGTTAG
- a CDS encoding substrate-binding domain-containing protein — translation MREGVSGTLDICLGSDIGAGLVLQALRAFEDAFPGVSVTLVTDDTTLPLHRREADLAILTNPETDDAVEVVHAIRVPVTAHCARHDPHAPTTLWDMVDQRLLLPPAPTGTRSALSHALRRHRLDPGTTTTLVAAQVADLLSQPGRIAVFPETVFLGDAPETRRLPMVLGDVQLCVLRPARVPMIRPAQAFLTILQRSLDSALPQTA, via the coding sequence CTGCGCGAGGGCGTCAGCGGCACGCTCGACATCTGCCTCGGCTCCGACATCGGCGCGGGCCTTGTCCTGCAAGCGCTGCGCGCCTTCGAGGATGCCTTCCCCGGCGTCTCCGTCACGCTCGTCACCGATGACACCACCCTGCCCCTCCATCGGCGCGAGGCAGATCTCGCGATCCTCACCAATCCCGAAACCGATGACGCGGTCGAGGTGGTCCACGCCATCCGCGTGCCCGTCACCGCCCATTGCGCCCGCCACGATCCCCATGCGCCGACGACGCTCTGGGACATGGTGGACCAGCGCCTGCTCCTGCCGCCTGCGCCCACCGGCACGCGCTCGGCCCTCAGCCACGCCTTGCGCCGCCACCGGCTCGACCCCGGCACGACCACGACACTTGTCGCGGCACAGGTCGCGGACCTTCTGTCGCAACCGGGCCGGATCGCCGTCTTTCCCGAAACCGTCTTTCTGGGCGATGCGCCCGAAACCCGGCGCTTGCCCATGGTGCTTGGCGATGTGCAGCTCTGCGTCCTGCGCCCGGCCCGCGTGCCGATGATCCGCCCGGCCCAGGCCTTTCTCACGATCCTGCAACGCAGCCTCGACAGCGCGCTGCCCCAGACCGCCTGA
- a CDS encoding helix-turn-helix domain-containing protein — MRHLKIYRAIRLIQRTGSIRKAAENLAISPSALNRSVQSFEEELGLPVFDRVPGGVRLTMAGELLLNLLDRHLVAFDDLRA, encoded by the coding sequence ATGCGCCACCTCAAGATCTACCGCGCGATCCGCCTGATCCAGCGCACCGGCTCCATCCGAAAGGCGGCCGAGAACCTCGCGATCTCGCCCTCCGCCCTCAACCGTTCCGTCCAGAGCTTCGAAGAGGAATTGGGCCTGCCCGTCTTCGACCGCGTGCCGGGGGGCGTGCGGCTGACCATGGCGGGCGAATTGCTGCTCAATCTGCTGGACCGCCACCTCGTGGCCTTCGACGACCTGCGCGCCTAG
- the urtA gene encoding urea ABC transporter substrate-binding protein, which yields MSVACAHAASAEIRVGILHSLTGTMAISETTLRDVMLMLIEQQNAAGGLLGQEIVPVVVDPASDWPLFAERARELLTVNEVDVIFGAWTSVSRKSVLPVLEELNGLMFYPVQYEGEESSRNVFYTGAAPNQQAIPAVDYYLNELGVEVFALLGTDYVYPRTTNRILEQYLLDAGIPQENIFVNYTPFGQSDWSSIVADVVALGAGGQQVGVISTINGDANVGFYAELAAQGVSADDIPVVAFSVGEEELAGFDTAPLAGHLAAWNYFMSADTPENEAFIEAWHAYIGDEARPTNDPMEAHYIGFNMWVQAVEAAGTTDVDAVREAMYGIQVPNLTGGIAEMLPNHHLTKPVLIGEIRADGQFDIISQTDPVPGDAWTDFLPESAVLESDWPGLGCGMYNTQTNTCVQIQSNY from the coding sequence ATGTCGGTTGCTTGCGCCCATGCTGCAAGCGCGGAAATCCGAGTCGGCATCCTCCATTCGCTGACCGGGACGATGGCAATCTCGGAAACCACGCTGCGCGATGTCATGCTGATGCTGATCGAACAGCAAAATGCCGCCGGTGGCTTGCTGGGGCAGGAGATCGTGCCGGTGGTCGTGGACCCGGCCTCGGATTGGCCGCTCTTTGCCGAGCGCGCGCGCGAATTGCTGACCGTGAACGAGGTCGACGTGATCTTTGGCGCATGGACCAGCGTGAGCCGCAAATCGGTGCTACCGGTTCTGGAGGAACTGAACGGGCTGATGTTCTACCCGGTGCAATACGAGGGCGAGGAATCGAGCCGCAACGTGTTCTACACCGGGGCCGCGCCGAACCAGCAGGCGATCCCGGCGGTGGATTACTACCTGAACGAGCTGGGGGTCGAGGTCTTTGCCCTGCTCGGCACCGATTACGTCTATCCGCGCACGACGAACCGCATCCTGGAGCAATACCTGCTCGATGCGGGCATTCCGCAGGAAAACATCTTCGTCAACTACACGCCCTTCGGTCAGTCGGATTGGTCGTCGATCGTGGCCGATGTCGTGGCGCTGGGCGCGGGCGGCCAGCAGGTCGGCGTGATCTCGACCATCAACGGCGATGCGAATGTGGGCTTTTACGCGGAACTGGCGGCGCAGGGCGTGTCTGCCGACGATATCCCGGTCGTGGCCTTTTCGGTCGGCGAAGAGGAACTGGCCGGGTTCGACACCGCGCCGCTGGCGGGCCATCTGGCGGCATGGAACTATTTCATGAGCGCCGATACGCCCGAGAACGAAGCCTTCATCGAAGCGTGGCACGCCTATATCGGCGATGAGGCCCGTCCGACGAACGACCCGATGGAAGCCCATTACATCGGCTTCAACATGTGGGTGCAGGCGGTCGAGGCGGCGGGCACCACGGATGTGGATGCGGTGCGCGAGGCGATGTACGGCATCCAGGTGCCGAACCTGACCGGTGGCATCGCGGAAATGCTGCCCAACCATCACCTGACCAAGCCGGTTCTGATCGGGGAAATCCGGGCGGACGGACAGTTCGACATCATCAGCCAGACGGATCCCGTGCCGGGTGACGCCTGGACCGATTTCCTGCCGGAATCGGCGGTGCTGGAAAGCGATTGGCCGGGCCTGGGCTGCGGGATGTACAACACCCAGACCAACACCTGCGTGCAGATCCAGTCGAATTACTGA
- the urtB gene encoding urea ABC transporter permease subunit UrtB — MIRRFFAVLAVALLALGHGPRAMAQEAGAGLQALLQVEADLVANASRQTVQQVLDRLIASELPEVPGFLTRWAAREVYQRQSDGLFVYVADPDGDPLVLVDIVTGAEIGTATSREVAQLRPNRGVQTVIDSALVAFQLASDDPAERLAALAAIDDAPEEGHLALLRALLEVESDPEVAQVAEVLLPKLVIAFDDDDADRVAAIESLAGNVSLAARATLNPLLAVTSGVGVALPEGVNLARVLEPGRDIEAAAAYAMLVADGLAPPLVSRAEERDILAAQVVEGRVGGVPVAQLDTEEARDRAYAALVAQGLAQPAPTEAEVAAALAAHVFYEVYREPSVAVTDAARATLEGIEMRVGAYRALDLSLDGLSLASIYFLAAIGLAITFGVMGVINMAHGEFIMIGAYTGYVVQTIVPDYTLSIAIAIPLAFAVTFAGGVAMERLVIRWLYHRPLETLLATFGISIALQQIVRQIFGTQARPLTPPDWLAGSVAINDVVSISSIRIAIFLLGVVFFVLLWLVLNRTRLGLEVRAVTQNPAMAASMGINPDRINMLTFGLGSGIAGIAGVAIGLFAQVVPDLGSNYIVQSFMTVVVGGVGNIFGTLIGAGMIGGLQKFIEWLNPTNTLAAQTYMILFVILFIQFRPRGIIALRGRAAGD; from the coding sequence ATGATACGACGTTTTTTCGCGGTGCTGGCCGTGGCGTTACTGGCGCTGGGTCATGGCCCGCGCGCCATGGCGCAAGAGGCGGGCGCGGGGCTGCAGGCCTTGTTGCAGGTCGAGGCCGATCTGGTGGCCAATGCCTCGCGGCAGACGGTGCAACAGGTGCTGGACAGGTTGATCGCAAGCGAGCTGCCGGAGGTTCCGGGCTTTCTGACGCGCTGGGCGGCGCGCGAGGTCTACCAGAGGCAATCGGACGGGCTGTTCGTCTATGTGGCCGATCCCGATGGCGACCCGCTGGTCCTGGTCGATATCGTCACGGGGGCGGAGATCGGGACGGCGACAAGCCGCGAGGTGGCGCAGTTGCGGCCCAACAGGGGTGTGCAGACGGTCATCGACTCGGCACTCGTGGCGTTCCAGTTGGCGTCCGACGATCCGGCGGAACGGTTGGCGGCGCTGGCGGCCATCGACGACGCCCCCGAGGAGGGGCATCTGGCGCTGTTGCGCGCGCTTTTGGAGGTCGAGAGCGACCCCGAGGTTGCCCAAGTGGCCGAGGTGCTGTTGCCCAAGCTTGTCATCGCCTTTGACGATGACGATGCCGACCGGGTGGCGGCCATCGAAAGCCTTGCGGGCAACGTGAGCCTTGCCGCGCGCGCCACGCTGAACCCGCTTTTGGCCGTGACGAGCGGGGTGGGCGTGGCGCTGCCCGAGGGGGTGAACCTGGCCCGCGTGCTGGAGCCGGGGCGCGATATCGAGGCGGCGGCGGCTTATGCGATGCTGGTGGCCGACGGCCTGGCCCCGCCGCTCGTCAGCCGCGCCGAAGAGCGCGACATCCTCGCTGCGCAGGTGGTCGAGGGGCGGGTCGGGGGCGTGCCGGTGGCGCAGCTCGATACGGAAGAGGCGCGCGACCGGGCCTATGCGGCGCTGGTGGCCCAAGGACTGGCCCAGCCCGCGCCCACGGAGGCGGAGGTGGCGGCGGCGCTGGCGGCGCATGTGTTTTACGAGGTCTACCGGGAACCGTCCGTGGCGGTGACGGATGCGGCGCGCGCCACGCTGGAGGGGATCGAGATGCGGGTGGGCGCCTATCGCGCGCTCGACCTGTCGCTGGACGGGTTGTCGCTTGCCTCGATCTATTTTCTTGCGGCCATCGGGCTTGCCATCACTTTCGGCGTGATGGGGGTCATCAACATGGCCCATGGCGAATTCATCATGATCGGGGCCTATACCGGCTACGTGGTGCAGACCATCGTGCCCGATTACACGCTGTCGATTGCCATCGCGATCCCGCTTGCCTTTGCGGTGACATTCGCGGGCGGGGTGGCGATGGAGCGGCTGGTGATCCGGTGGCTGTATCACCGACCGCTCGAGACGCTGCTGGCGACATTCGGGATTTCCATCGCGCTGCAACAGATCGTGCGCCAGATCTTTGGCACGCAGGCCCGCCCGCTGACGCCGCCCGATTGGCTGGCGGGGTCGGTCGCGATCAATGACGTGGTGTCGATCTCGTCGATCCGGATCGCGATTTTCCTGCTCGGCGTGGTGTTTTTCGTGCTGCTCTGGCTGGTGCTGAACCGCACGCGGCTGGGGCTGGAGGTGCGGGCGGTCACGCAGAACCCGGCCATGGCGGCCTCGATGGGGATCAACCCGGACCGGATCAACATGCTGACATTCGGCCTTGGGTCGGGGATCGCGGGGATCGCCGGTGTGGCCATCGGGCTCTTCGCGCAGGTCGTGCCGGACCTTGGGTCCAACTACATCGTGCAGAGCTTCATGACGGTCGTGGTGGGCGGTGTCGGCAATATCTTCGGCACGCTGATCGGGGCGGGGATGATCGGGGGTTTGCAGAAATTCATCGAATGGCTGAACCCCACGAACACGCTGGCCGCGCAGACCTACATGATCCTCTTCGTGATCCTGTTCATCCAGTTCCGTCCGCGCGGCATCATCGCGCTGCGCGGTCGTGCGGCGGGGGATTGA